The following are encoded in a window of Rosa chinensis cultivar Old Blush chromosome 4, RchiOBHm-V2, whole genome shotgun sequence genomic DNA:
- the LOC112197628 gene encoding putative ubiquitin-conjugating enzyme E2 38, with protein sequence MLSQQRSSKPKAPLLHQKDQKHSHILLIPKWHPKSNLSPSAASPITMTQNSDATPFTRFDVVSDHSDHYYSASGKKQKYGGSVHKLIMKEWRILENNLPDSIYVRVYETRIDLLRAVIVGAAGTPYHDALFFFDINFPSDYPTRPPNVHYRSYGLRVNPNLYASGFVCLSLLNTWTGKKREKWNPAQSTVLQVLVSIQALVLNEKPYFNEPGTGSPGGSAGEKRSRAYNEDAFVLTCKTTLFSLRNPPKNFEAFTAEHYRERGSRIARACGAYVSGRVGVGYYRDGVEFEPCSSSKSKVVSKKFVGLMQELYPQLVQAFKKNGTLLGDLVEQLEVKKKTTPVKVRVDKKAKVGIANKVIGILRELFCSNKKKKKSQKMEESDKKDVNAGVAVGC encoded by the coding sequence ATGTTGAGTCAACAAAGGAGCTCTAAACCCAAGGCCCCCCTTCTGCATCAAAAGGACCAAAAACATTCCCATATCCTCCTAATTCCCAAGTGGCACCCCAAATCCAATTTGTCTCCTTCCGCCGCCAGTCCAATCACCATGACCCAAAACTCCGACGCCACTCCCTTCACTCGATTCGACGTCGTTTCGGACCACTCAGACCACTACTACAGTGCCTCCGGCAAGAAGCAAAAGTACGGCGGATCCGTCCACAAGTTGATCATGAAGGAGTGGCGGATTCTGGAGAACAATCTCCCCGACTCTATCTACGTGCGCGTGTACGAGACGCGCATTGATCTTCTCAGAGCCGTCATCGTCGGCGCCGCCGGGACTCCCTACCACGACGCGCTCTTCTTCTTCGATATCAACTTTCCGTCGGACTACCCGACCCGGCCGCCCAATGTGCATTACCGCTCATACGGGTTGCGGGTCAACCCGAATCTTTACGCGAGCGGGTTCGTCTGCCTGAGCCTGCTGAACACCTGGACCGGAAAGAAGAGGGAGAAGTGGAACCCGGCCCAGTCCACGGTCCTCCAGGTTCTGGTCTCGATCCAGGCGCTCGTTTTGAACGAGAAGCCGTATTTCAACGAACCGGGTACCGGGTCGCCGGGCGGGTCGGCCGGGGAGAAGAGGTCGCGGGCGTACAATGAGGACGCGTTTGTCTTGACGTGTAAAACGACGCTGTTTTCGCTCCGGAACCCGCCCAAGAATTTCGAGGCGTTCACGGCGGAGCATTATCGCGAGAGGGGGAGTCGAATTGCAAGAGCGTGCGGCGCGTACGTGAGCGGGCGTGTGGGAGTTGGGTACTACAGAGATGGGGTGGAGTTTGAGCCGTGCTCGTCTTCTAAGTCTAAAGTAGTTTCGAAAAAATTTGTAGGGTTAATGCAGGAGTTGTACCCGCAACTCGTCCAGGCTTTCAAGAAGAATGGGACTCTTTTGGGGGATTTAGTGGAGCAGTTGGAGGTGAAGAAGAAAACGACGCCGGTTAAGGTTCGAGTTGACAAGAAAGCTAAGGTTGGTATTGCTAACAAGGTTATTGGGATATTGCGCGAGTTATTTTGttccaacaagaagaagaagaagagtcagAAGATGGAGGAGAGTGATAAGAAGGATGTCAATGCTGGAGTGGCTGTGGGATGTTGA